From Andrena cerasifolii isolate SP2316 chromosome 12, iyAndCera1_principal, whole genome shotgun sequence, a single genomic window includes:
- the Mdlc gene encoding RING finger protein mdlc, producing the protein MEDAEPKTDKKNCTFLFKRRKIRSAAARKRKGVNDEDESSEDETTVVKKERKQDDHNPMKQSTNTRRFKDQRKAIDDDNSDEDNVTVSYRSNRTPMPAGPSDQGATAVLETETEKDKDAQALFEKAQKINEELEGKEDDKIYRGLNNYAQYYKKKDTAAGNASSGMVRKGPIRAPANLRATVRWDYQPDICKDYKETGFCGFGDSCKFLHDRSDYKLGWQLEREAASGEYNNSGDEDDKKYEINSDEESLPFKCFICRNSFTDPVITKCKHYFCEKCALEQYKKSTRCYICNVQTNGMFNPAKELIARTKMEEKARAAEVEGGEVSDE; encoded by the exons ATGGAAGACGCAGAACCCAAAACGGACAAGAAAAATtgcacgtttttatttaaaagaagaaagatCCGAAGTGCTGCGGCCAGGAAACGTAAAGGAGTGAACGATGAAGACG AGAGCAGCGAAGACGAAACTACAGTTGTCAAGAAAGAGAGGAAGCAGGATGATCACAATCCTATGAAGCAAAGT ACTAATACAAGAAGGTTCAAAGACCAGAGAAAAGCTATCGACGACGACAACAGTGACGAAGACAATGTTACAGTATCTTACAGGAGTAATAGAACCCCTATGCCGGCTGGACCTAGCGATCAAGGGGCGACAGCTGTTTTGGAGACAGAGACGGAGAAAGATAAAGACGCTCAAGCTTTGTTTGAAAAGGCTCAGAAAATAAACGAG GAACTCGAGGGAAAGGAAGACGATAAGATTTATAGGGGGTTAAACAATTATGCTCAATATTACAAGAAGAAAGACACCGCTGCTGGGAATGCTTCCAGCGGTATGGTACGCAAAGGACCAAtcagggcgccagctaacctcagGGCCACTGTTAGATGGGATTACCAACCAGACATATGCAAAGACTACAAGGAGACTGGTTTTTGTGGCTTCGGAG ACAGCTGCAAATTTCTTCACGATCGTTCGGATTATAAGCTGGGATGGCAATTAGAAAGAGAAGCAGCCTCGGGAGAGTACAACAATagcggcgacgaggacgataaAAAGTACGAGATCAACAGCGACGAAGAAAGTTTACCGTTCAAATGTTTCATTTGCCGTAATAGCTTTACCGACCCCGTTATCACAAA ATGTAAGCATTATTTCTGCGAAAAGTGCGCGCTGGAACAGTACAAAAAGAGTACCAGATGTTACATATGCAACGTACAAACCAACGGCATGTTTAATCCAGCCAAGGAGTTGATTGCGCGAACGAAAATGGAGGAGAAGGCAAGAGCCGCGGAGGTGGAGGGCGGCGAAGTTTCTGACGAATAA
- the LOC143375144 gene encoding synaptic vesicle glycoprotein 2B isoform X1, with amino-acid sequence MPSSEEESQWLVGSGGGLVPSGGGTVSGAAGERAVNVRGGLYTEEMATQPANSSTAGVNTASADSAEHDLIDSTADATLLAQFHEDAIKQAGVGYFQILAALCTGLSLAADTVEFFVVPYILPSAEVELCIEDNEKGWLSNITLMGLALGGLFWGGLGDRLGRRRSLLSAMSVHAVFSGVATFMPTYGTFMTARFCSAIGVGGSLPLAFAYLAECCPRLSRGRWVGLLVAAGALGGVYAALLAWVVVPTTGEMVVLENKEHFSAWHRFLLLCCLPALCSTVGLIFIPESPRYLVEAGRDVEAMMVYQKIYKKNNTRKGATGAQYQLSELELPTKRPRGLAPPSPTNHTSVLADILYSIEMFWNSFLELFISPHLRVTVVLIIIWSTVSFGLYGLMVWCPEYLKLIRATEYKNHTLQISGIEFKEQMFSGSLENRQYRDSTFLNCKFTKMVFSHVDFDNCTFQSVEFSSIKSSKTHFTDSVIIYSKFVDTDLYAQVFRRCKLENNTELSLSGPCPTLDLDYNIYIEEALHGHLVAQLAFVPAAALAGLALTVLQRPKMIGISLFFSSVVALCLIVVGTNSSAVLGFEGGFIAVFAIAWTSLTLVTVESFPTHLRCTGFGFIAAAIRISGLIGTTTYKTLVGAPLIAPALLTALPLLIASLATFKLPHTHTVFL; translated from the exons ATGCCCTCGTCGGAGGAGGAAAGCCAGTGGCTCGTTGGCAGCGGGGGTGGTCTGGTACCTTCTGGCGGTGGCACGGTGTCCGGGGCGGCTGGAGAACGCGCGGTCAACGTTAGAGGAGGATTATACACCGAGGAGATGGCGACGCAACCGGCCAACTCCAGCACGGCTGGCGTGAACACGGCCTCGGCCGATTCCGCGGAGCACGACCTCATCGACTCCACTGCCGATGCAACACTTTTGGCACAATTTCACGAGGACGCTATCAAACAG GCTGGTGTTGGGTATTTCCAAATATTGGCTGCTCTCTGTACAGGCCTGAGCCTCGCAGCAGATACCGTTGAGTTTTTTGTGGTACCATATATTTTACCGAGCGCAGAAGTGGAACTGTGCATCGAGGACAATGAGAAAGGATGGCTCA GCAACATCACGCTGATGGGTCTGGCGCTAGGTGGATTATTCTGGGGCGGTCTGGGAGATAGACTCGGGAGGCGTAGATCTTTATTATCCGCAATGTCTGTTCATGCTGTATTTAGTGGTGTCGCTACTTTTATGCCAACGTATGGCACATTTATGACTGCTAGATTTTGCTCAGCGATTGG AGTAGGAGGATCCCTACCACTAGCATTCGCGTATCTCGCGGAATGTTGCCCGCGGCTAAGCAGAGGCCGCTGGGTCGGTTTACTTGTAGCAGCCGGAGCACTAGGAGGCGTGTACGCTGCTCTTTTGGCATGGGTAGTAGTCCCGACAACTGGAGAAATGGTTGTTCTCGAAAATAAAGAGCACTTCAGTGCTTGGCACCGTTTCCTCTTACTCTGCTGTTTGCCTGCATTGTGCTCCACCGTTGGACTTATTTTTATACCGGAAAGTCCGAGATACTTGGTCGAAGCAGGCAGAGACGTGGAGGCAATGATGGTTTATCAG AAAATATACAAGAAAAACAACACACGAAAGGGTGCGACAGGTGCGCAGTATCAGCTATCTGAATTGGAGCTTCCAACTAAAAGGCCTCGTGGTTTAGCACCTCCGTCTCCTACCAACCATACTAGCGTTTTGGCTGACATACTTTATTCCATTGAAATG TTTTGGAATTCTTTTCTGGAGCTGTTTATATCGCCGCATTTGCGCGTGACGGTAGTCCTTATAATTATTTGGTCGACCGTATCATTTGG ACTGTACGGCCTTATGGTATGGTGTCCCGAGTACCTCAAGCTTATACGCGCTACAGAATATAAAAATCACACTCTACAGATTTCCGGAATCGAATTTAAAGAGCAGATGTTCAGCGGTTCTCTAGAGAATCGTCAATACAGAGATTCGACCTTTTTAAACTGCAA ATTCACAAAGATGGTATTCAGTCACGTAGATTTCGACAATTGTACTTTCCAGTCTGTAGAATTCAGTAGCATAAAATCCAGTAAGACTCACTTTACAGACAGCGTTATTATATACTCAAA ATTCGTGGATACCGATCTGTACGCGCAAGTCTTTAGGAGATGTAAATTGGAGAACAATACGGAGTTAAGTTTAAGTGGACCGTGCCCGACACTCGATTtggattataatatttatatagagGAAGCACTACATGGTCACTTAGTTGCTCAATTGGCATTCGTGCCTGCGGCTGCTTTGGCAGGACTAGCGCTCACTGTACTTCAGCGGCCAAAAATGATTGGTATCTCATTGTTTTTCTCTTCGGTAGTCGCCCTGTGCTTGATCGTCGTGGGCACCAATAGCTCGGCAGTCCTTGGCTTTGAAGGTGGTTTCATAGCAGTGTTCGCCATAGCTTGGACGTCACTTACACTGGTTACAGTCGAGAGCTTCCCTACTCACTTGAG GTGTACCGGGTTCGGTTTTATAGCAGCTGCTATAAGAATATCTGGTTTAATAGGAACTACAACTTATAAAACCTTAGTTGGCGCACCTTTAATCGCGCCCGCACTGTTGACTGCGTTACCGTTGTTAATAGCTAGTCTCGCAACGTTTAAATTGCCTCACACTCATACTGTCTTCTTATAA
- the LOC143375144 gene encoding synaptic vesicle glycoprotein 2B isoform X2 has protein sequence MDEVLDESIVKTKYESREVPGYLNDFSAGVGYFQILAALCTGLSLAADTVEFFVVPYILPSAEVELCIEDNEKGWLSNITLMGLALGGLFWGGLGDRLGRRRSLLSAMSVHAVFSGVATFMPTYGTFMTARFCSAIGVGGSLPLAFAYLAECCPRLSRGRWVGLLVAAGALGGVYAALLAWVVVPTTGEMVVLENKEHFSAWHRFLLLCCLPALCSTVGLIFIPESPRYLVEAGRDVEAMMVYQKIYKKNNTRKGATGAQYQLSELELPTKRPRGLAPPSPTNHTSVLADILYSIEMFWNSFLELFISPHLRVTVVLIIIWSTVSFGLYGLMVWCPEYLKLIRATEYKNHTLQISGIEFKEQMFSGSLENRQYRDSTFLNCKFTKMVFSHVDFDNCTFQSVEFSSIKSSKTHFTDSVIIYSKFVDTDLYAQVFRRCKLENNTELSLSGPCPTLDLDYNIYIEEALHGHLVAQLAFVPAAALAGLALTVLQRPKMIGISLFFSSVVALCLIVVGTNSSAVLGFEGGFIAVFAIAWTSLTLVTVESFPTHLRCTGFGFIAAAIRISGLIGTTTYKTLVGAPLIAPALLTALPLLIASLATFKLPHTHTVFL, from the exons ATGGACGAGGTTTTAGATGAATCGATAGTAAAAACAAAATACGAGTCGCGAGAAGTACCGGGATACCTGAATGACTTCTCA GCTGGTGTTGGGTATTTCCAAATATTGGCTGCTCTCTGTACAGGCCTGAGCCTCGCAGCAGATACCGTTGAGTTTTTTGTGGTACCATATATTTTACCGAGCGCAGAAGTGGAACTGTGCATCGAGGACAATGAGAAAGGATGGCTCA GCAACATCACGCTGATGGGTCTGGCGCTAGGTGGATTATTCTGGGGCGGTCTGGGAGATAGACTCGGGAGGCGTAGATCTTTATTATCCGCAATGTCTGTTCATGCTGTATTTAGTGGTGTCGCTACTTTTATGCCAACGTATGGCACATTTATGACTGCTAGATTTTGCTCAGCGATTGG AGTAGGAGGATCCCTACCACTAGCATTCGCGTATCTCGCGGAATGTTGCCCGCGGCTAAGCAGAGGCCGCTGGGTCGGTTTACTTGTAGCAGCCGGAGCACTAGGAGGCGTGTACGCTGCTCTTTTGGCATGGGTAGTAGTCCCGACAACTGGAGAAATGGTTGTTCTCGAAAATAAAGAGCACTTCAGTGCTTGGCACCGTTTCCTCTTACTCTGCTGTTTGCCTGCATTGTGCTCCACCGTTGGACTTATTTTTATACCGGAAAGTCCGAGATACTTGGTCGAAGCAGGCAGAGACGTGGAGGCAATGATGGTTTATCAG AAAATATACAAGAAAAACAACACACGAAAGGGTGCGACAGGTGCGCAGTATCAGCTATCTGAATTGGAGCTTCCAACTAAAAGGCCTCGTGGTTTAGCACCTCCGTCTCCTACCAACCATACTAGCGTTTTGGCTGACATACTTTATTCCATTGAAATG TTTTGGAATTCTTTTCTGGAGCTGTTTATATCGCCGCATTTGCGCGTGACGGTAGTCCTTATAATTATTTGGTCGACCGTATCATTTGG ACTGTACGGCCTTATGGTATGGTGTCCCGAGTACCTCAAGCTTATACGCGCTACAGAATATAAAAATCACACTCTACAGATTTCCGGAATCGAATTTAAAGAGCAGATGTTCAGCGGTTCTCTAGAGAATCGTCAATACAGAGATTCGACCTTTTTAAACTGCAA ATTCACAAAGATGGTATTCAGTCACGTAGATTTCGACAATTGTACTTTCCAGTCTGTAGAATTCAGTAGCATAAAATCCAGTAAGACTCACTTTACAGACAGCGTTATTATATACTCAAA ATTCGTGGATACCGATCTGTACGCGCAAGTCTTTAGGAGATGTAAATTGGAGAACAATACGGAGTTAAGTTTAAGTGGACCGTGCCCGACACTCGATTtggattataatatttatatagagGAAGCACTACATGGTCACTTAGTTGCTCAATTGGCATTCGTGCCTGCGGCTGCTTTGGCAGGACTAGCGCTCACTGTACTTCAGCGGCCAAAAATGATTGGTATCTCATTGTTTTTCTCTTCGGTAGTCGCCCTGTGCTTGATCGTCGTGGGCACCAATAGCTCGGCAGTCCTTGGCTTTGAAGGTGGTTTCATAGCAGTGTTCGCCATAGCTTGGACGTCACTTACACTGGTTACAGTCGAGAGCTTCCCTACTCACTTGAG GTGTACCGGGTTCGGTTTTATAGCAGCTGCTATAAGAATATCTGGTTTAATAGGAACTACAACTTATAAAACCTTAGTTGGCGCACCTTTAATCGCGCCCGCACTGTTGACTGCGTTACCGTTGTTAATAGCTAGTCTCGCAACGTTTAAATTGCCTCACACTCATACTGTCTTCTTATAA